The genomic window AAAGATTGGTTCCCAAAAGCACTTGTGCCAGGACTAACAGCAGATATTTGTGCTGGGAGTATTTACGCGTACATTGAGAATACGTTGGAACTGACAATTAGCTTCGCCAAAAAAGAGATTGTCGTCGACGTTGCTACTGAAGAAGATGTTGAACTTCTCGATGTTGAACCAGGAAGTCACATCGTTGTTGTGCACAGTTTAACGTATTTGGAAGATGCCACTTTACTGCAAATAACAGAATCAAGACACCGTCCAGATCGCTTCCGCTTTGTAGAGTTTGCTAGAAGGCATAAGGCGTGAGCAAATTAGTTTTCTTGTGGGTGCAGAACCTTTATACTTGTTGAAAAGAAGCAATGGAGGAGAGGTAAACATGTCTGTATTTGATTACACGGTAAAAACGAGTAATGGTGAAGATTTTCCATTATCAAATTATGAAGGTGACGTTCTTCTTGTTGTGAATACAGCAACAAAATGCGGGTTTGCATCACAATTTGATGGCTTAGAATCGCTTCACCAAACGTATCAAAATGACGGATTACGTGTATTAGGCTTCCCAAGTAATCAATTTATGAATCAAGAGCCAACATCAGATGATGAAATGGAAAGTGTTTGTAAATTGAATTTCGGTGTGACCTTCCCTCTTTTTGCGAAAACCAATGTAAAAGGGAAAGACGCTAATCCACTTTTTAAGCACTTAAAAAGTGAAAAAAAGGGTACAATAGGCGAAGAGATTAAATGGAACTTTACGAAGTTCTTAGTTGATCGAAATGGTCAAGTTGTGAAGCGGTACGCGCCACAAACGAAGCCAAGTCAAATAGAAAACGATATTAAAGCGGAAATCGATAAAAAGCAATAGCCAAAAAACTGTGTAGCAATCGGCTACACAGTTTTTTTAGGAGGATTATTGACATTTATGGAAATCGAACGGGAGCAACAAGCGATAGCATTTCTGAAGCAATTTTATAAAGAGACGAGCCGAGTAGGAGTATCAGAACGCATTGAAGAGGTCCTTCAAGAGATAAATGTTAAGGGATCATACACGTTAACACTTGATGAGCTTACGTATGGAGCCAAATTGGCGTGGAGAAACAGCAATCGCTGTATTGGAAGACTGTTTTGGGAACGAATGCATGTATTTGATGCGAGGGATGCACGAACGAAAGGTGACGTGATTGAGGCATTAAAGCGACACATTATGTATGCTACAAATGAAGGAAAAATTATTCCTACGATTACGATTTTTCCGGAGGGCGATGTAGTACGCATCTGGAATCATCAGCTTATCCGTTATGCAGGGTATGAAAAGAACAGGAACGTTATTGGGGACCCAGCTTCCCTTGAATTTACACGTCTTTGTGAATCGTTGGGCTGGAAGGGGAATGGGACTGATTTTGACGTGCTTCCTCTTGTATTTTCCATTAAAGGACAGCCACCTGTTTATTATCCAATACCAGAAGAACTTGTGAAGGAAGTGCGTTTGCATCACCCAACTTACAAATCGTTTAACGATTTAGGATTAAAGTGGTATGCGGTGCCAATTATTGCTGATATGAGGTTAGAGATCGGTGGCTTGTCCTTCTTTGCTGCGCCTTTTAATGGTTGGTATATGGGGACCGAGATTGGCGCCCGTAACTTAGCTGATGATTTTCGTTACAATCGCTTAGAACAAGTAGCCGATCAATTGAACATCGAGCGAAAAAAAGAATCTTCCCTATGGCGAGATGAGGCTTTAGTTGAGTTAAATCGTGCCGTTTTACATTCGTTTCAACGAGATGGTGTCAGCATTGTTGATCATCATACTGCTGCAAAACAATTTCAACAGTTTATGAAAAATGAAGCAAAGCAGCAACGAGAAGTAACAGGAGACTGGACTTGGTTAATCCCGCCTATGTCACCGGCACAAACATCTATTTTTCATCAGACATTTCATAATGAAATCAAGTCACCGAACTTCTTTTATGAAGACGCGCCTTATCAATAGTACAGTGTGCTATACTGCATAGATAACGAATCATATGGAAAAAGGAAGATGTTCATGAGTTTAATAAGAGTTGAAGGGCTAAGTAAAACGTTCGGGGAAAAAGCGCTTTTTCACTCTATCGATTTTACAATTGAAGCTGGAGATCGAATAGGTCTATTAGGAGTAAATGGGACTGGGAAATCTACACTTCTTAAAGTTTTAGCAGGTGTGGAAGGAAAAGAAGCAGGAACTTTATTCCGCGCAAATGACTTTACCATTGAATACCTAGCGCAGCAACCGGAACTTCCAGATAACGAGACGGTCCTTCATTATATCTTTAAAAGTGAGTCAGAATTACTGCGAACGGTCGCTCGTTACGAAGAAGGATTAGCAAAGCTTGAACAAAATCCAATGGATGAACGATTGCAATCAAATCTAATTACGTTACAAGCCCATATGGATAAAGTGGATGGATGGGAAGCGAGTACTCAGGCAAAAACAATCCTTAGTAAATTGGGTGTTTTTGATCTGACAGCACCCCTTTCTACATTATCTGGAGGACAAAAGAAACGAGTAGCAATTGCCCGCTCACTTATTCAGCCAGTTGATTTACTATTGCTTGATGAACCTACAAACCACCTTGACCATGAAACTGTTGAATGGCTTGAAGGGCACTTACATCAGTATCGAGGTGCCCTAGTTGTTATTACTCATGATCGCTATTTCTTAAATCGAGTGGCTACAATGATCTATGAATTAACAAACGGAAACCTGTATCAATATGAAGGGAACTTTGAGACATATTTAGAAAAGCGCGCCCTCCGGGAAGAACAACTTGAACAAGCAGAAGCCAAAAGACAAAATTTACTCCGACGAGAAATGGCTTGGCTTCAAAGAGGGGCAAAAGCACGAACAACGAAGCAAAAGGCGCGAATCCAGCGAGTGGAAGCCTTAAAAAATCAACAGGGTTTAAAAAGTAAAGAGCAATTAGATGTTGCAATTGGTTCACAACGTTTAGGGAAGCAAGTCATTGAATTGAAAGCAGTTAGCAAAACCCTCAATGGTAAGGCTTTGTTTACAGACCTATCTTATCTACTTACTAACCAAGAGCGATTAGGCATCATTGGGGCTAACGGGAGTGGGAAGACAACGCTTCTCAATATTATGGCAACTCGTTTGGAACCTGATAGTGGTGCATGTATTGTTGGAGAAACAGTAAAAATTGGCTATTACACTCAGGAAGATGCTGAGCTTGATGGGAATCTGACTGTTATTGACTATATTAAACAAGTAGCTGAAGTGGTATACACCGCCAAGGGGGATCAAATTACGGCTGAGCAAATGCTTGAGCGTTTTTTATTCCCGAGAGCACAACAATGGACCTTTATTCGACGACTTTCAGGTGGTGAAAAGCGCCGTCTTTACTTGCTGCGAATATTGATGGGCGAACCGAATGTACTATTTTTAGATGAGCCAACCAACGATTTAGATGTGGAAACACTGGCGGTCTTAGAGGACTATATTGAAACCTTTCCTGGTACAGTTGTAACCGTTTCTCATGATCGCTATTTTCTTGACCGTGTCGTCGAGCAAATGCTTATTTTTGAAAATGGAACTGTTCAACGTTATCAAGGGGATTATACAGATTACCTTGAAGAGAAACGAACGGAAGTTGTTCCAAAGAAAGAAAAAGAGCCATCCGTTGAGCGGAAAAAAGTTGGTAAGAAGCTTTCCTATAAGGAACAAAGAGAATGGGACGGAATAGATGAAAAGATCGCTTCACTCGAAGAGAAGCAAGCGTCATTAGAGGAAATCATTCAAGAAGCAGGTAGTGACTACGGTAAAATCGCTGATACGATGAAGGAAAAAGAAGTTGTTGATGAGGAACTTGACCAGACACTTGAACGTTGGGCAGAGCTAGCTGAAAAAGTGGAACAGTTAAAGTAGACAACGAAATGA from Shouchella hunanensis includes these protein-coding regions:
- a CDS encoding glutathione peroxidase, which encodes MSVFDYTVKTSNGEDFPLSNYEGDVLLVVNTATKCGFASQFDGLESLHQTYQNDGLRVLGFPSNQFMNQEPTSDDEMESVCKLNFGVTFPLFAKTNVKGKDANPLFKHLKSEKKGTIGEEIKWNFTKFLVDRNGQVVKRYAPQTKPSQIENDIKAEIDKKQ
- a CDS encoding ABC-F family ATP-binding cassette domain-containing protein yields the protein MSLIRVEGLSKTFGEKALFHSIDFTIEAGDRIGLLGVNGTGKSTLLKVLAGVEGKEAGTLFRANDFTIEYLAQQPELPDNETVLHYIFKSESELLRTVARYEEGLAKLEQNPMDERLQSNLITLQAHMDKVDGWEASTQAKTILSKLGVFDLTAPLSTLSGGQKKRVAIARSLIQPVDLLLLDEPTNHLDHETVEWLEGHLHQYRGALVVITHDRYFLNRVATMIYELTNGNLYQYEGNFETYLEKRALREEQLEQAEAKRQNLLRREMAWLQRGAKARTTKQKARIQRVEALKNQQGLKSKEQLDVAIGSQRLGKQVIELKAVSKTLNGKALFTDLSYLLTNQERLGIIGANGSGKTTLLNIMATRLEPDSGACIVGETVKIGYYTQEDAELDGNLTVIDYIKQVAEVVYTAKGDQITAEQMLERFLFPRAQQWTFIRRLSGGEKRRLYLLRILMGEPNVLFLDEPTNDLDVETLAVLEDYIETFPGTVVTVSHDRYFLDRVVEQMLIFENGTVQRYQGDYTDYLEEKRTEVVPKKEKEPSVERKKVGKKLSYKEQREWDGIDEKIASLEEKQASLEEIIQEAGSDYGKIADTMKEKEVVDEELDQTLERWAELAEKVEQLK
- a CDS encoding nitric oxide synthase oxygenase yields the protein MEIEREQQAIAFLKQFYKETSRVGVSERIEEVLQEINVKGSYTLTLDELTYGAKLAWRNSNRCIGRLFWERMHVFDARDARTKGDVIEALKRHIMYATNEGKIIPTITIFPEGDVVRIWNHQLIRYAGYEKNRNVIGDPASLEFTRLCESLGWKGNGTDFDVLPLVFSIKGQPPVYYPIPEELVKEVRLHHPTYKSFNDLGLKWYAVPIIADMRLEIGGLSFFAAPFNGWYMGTEIGARNLADDFRYNRLEQVADQLNIERKKESSLWRDEALVELNRAVLHSFQRDGVSIVDHHTAAKQFQQFMKNEAKQQREVTGDWTWLIPPMSPAQTSIFHQTFHNEIKSPNFFYEDAPYQ